One window of the Triticum dicoccoides isolate Atlit2015 ecotype Zavitan chromosome 3B, WEW_v2.0, whole genome shotgun sequence genome contains the following:
- the LOC119275905 gene encoding coatomer subunit beta-2, producing MDKPCTLLVHFDKGSAAMANEIKADLEGSDVAAKVEAMKRAIMLLLNGETLPTLFITVVRYVLPSEDHTIQKLLLLYLEIIDKRDAAGRVLPEMILICQNLRNNLQHPNEYIRGVTLRFLCRLSEPEVLEPLVPSILENLEHRHHFIRRHALSAISAIYRLPHGDQLIPDAPELVERALASEQDASARRNAFLMLCLCGQERAVAYLFSNAERVTEWPDLLQMAAVDLIRKVCRSPNRADKGRYIKIIISLLSSPSTAVVYECAGALVSLSSAPTAVRAVANTYCQLLSSQSDNNVRLILLDRLNELRTAHRDVMVDVVMDVLRALSSPNLDVKRKVLDLVLDLLTPRNVEEVVLYLKKEVVKTQSGELEKGGEYRQMLVQAIHACAVEYPEVAGSVVHLLMDFLGDTNVAAAVDVVLFVREIIETNPKLRVSMVQRLSDTFYQIRASRVCSIALWILGEYSLSLSEVESAITTIKQCLGDLPLFTLSEEGETTDSSKPTQPMVNSVTVSSRRPVVLADGTYATQSAATEAISTPPVTAGSLASTLNLRSLILSGDFFLAAVVACTLTKLVLRLEEVQPSKAEANKACTGALMVMTSILQLGLSSYLPQPIDNDSYDRIVLCVRLLCNTGDDVRKIWLQSCRQSFAKMLAEKQFRETEEMKAKSQISHAQPDDLIDFYHLKSRRGMSQLELEDEVQDDLKAATGGFSKETDDANRLNRILQLTGFSDPVYAEAFVTVHHYDIVLDVTVINRTKETLQNLCLELATMGDLKLVDRPQNYTLAPESSKQIRANIKVSSTETGVIFGNIVYETSNVMERSVVVLNDIHIDIMDYISPATCADVTFRNMWAEFEWENKVAVNTVIQDEKEFLNHVIKSTNMKCLTPPSALDGECGFLAANLYAKSVFGEDALVNISIEKQVDGKLSGYIRIRSKTQGIALSLGDKITLKQKGGS from the exons ATGGACAAGCCGTGCACGCTGCTAGTCCACTTCGACAAGGGCTCCGCCGCCATGGCGAATGAGATCAAGGCGGATCTGGAGGGCAGCGACGTCGCCGCCAAGGTCGAGGCCATGAAGCGCGCCATCATGCTCCTCCTCAATGGTGAGACCCTGCCGACGCTCTTCATCACCGTCGTCCGCTACGTCCTCCCCTCCGAGGACCACACCATCCAGAAGCTTCTGCTCCTCTACCTCGAGATCATTGACAAGCGCGACGCCGCTGGCCGCGTCCTCCCGGAGATGATCCTCATCTGCCAGAATCTCCGCAACAACCTGCAGCACCCCAATGAGTACATCCGGGGCGTCACGCTGCGGTTCCTCTGCCGCCTCTCCGAGCCGGAGGTGCTTGAGCCGCTCGTTCCTTCCATTCTCGAGAATCTCGAGCACCGCCACCACTTCATCCGCCGCCACGCGCTCTCCGCCATCTCGGCGATCTACCGCCTCCCACACGGCGACCAGCTCATCCCTGACGCTCCCGAGCTCGTTGAGCGCGCGCTCGCTTCTGAGCAGGACGCCTCCGCGCGGCGGAACGCTTTCCTCATGCTCTGCCTCTGTGGTCAGGAACGTGCTGTTGCGTACCTATTCTCCAACGCGGAACGTGTTACCGAGTGGCCCGATCTCCTGCAGATGGCCGCCGTAGACCTCATCCGCAAGGTCTGCCGCTCTCCAAACCGTGCGGACAAGGGCAGGTATATCAAGATCATAATATCCCTTCTTTCTTCTCCCAGCACAGCTGTTGTTTATGAGTGTGCTGGGGCGCTGGTGTCCCTCTCCTCGGCGCCCACTGCTGTGCGCGCTGTTGCCAACACATACTGCCAGCTCCTCTCATCGCAGAGTGACAACAATGTCCGGCTCATTCTCCTGGACCGTCTGAATGAGCTGCGCACGGCACACCGGGATGTGATGGTGGATGTAGTGATGGATGTGCTGCGTGCACTTTCCAGCCCGAACTTAGATGTCAAGAGGAAGGTGCTGGATTTAGTGCTCGATCTGCTCACTCCTCGTAATGTGGAGGAGGTGGTGCTTTACCTCAAGAAGGAAGTGGTCAAGACACAATCAGGGGAACTTGAGAAGGGTGGTGAGTACCGCCAGATGCTGGTGCAAGCGATCCATGCATGTGCTGTAGAGTACCCAGAGGTAGCTGGGTCGGTGGTGCACCTCCTCATGGACTTCCTTGGTGACACTAATGTCGCGGCAGCAGTTGATGTTGTTTTGTTTGTGCGTGAGATCATTGAGACTAATCCCAAGCTGCGTGTGTCCATGGTCCAGAGACTGAGCGATACCTTTTATCAGATCCGTGCATCCCGTGTCTGTTCAATCGCTCTCTGGATTCTTGGTGAGTACTCCCTGTCGTTATCGGAGGTCGAGAGTGCCATTACTACCATCAAGCAGTGCCTTGGGGATCTACCATTGTTCACTCTCTCAGAGGAAGGCGAGACAACTGATTCCTCCAAGCCAACCCAGCCGATGGTGAACTCTGTCACTGTGTCTTCCAGGCGGCCTGTTGTTCTTGCAGATGGCACTTACGCCACACAGAGTGCTGCTACTGAGGCCATTTCGACTCCACCAGTTACTGCTGGATCATTGGCATCGACCCTGAATCTCAGATCACTCATTCTGTCAGGTGATTTCTTCTTGGCTGCAGTTGTTGCCTGTACGCTTACCAAATTGGTATTGAGGCTGGAGGAGGTGCAGCCATCAAAGGCTGAAGCAAACAAGGCTTGTACTGGGGCCTTGATGGTCATGACATCCATTCTGCAGCTGGGGCTATCCTCGTACCTTCCCCAACCGATTGATAATGATTCATATGACAGGATCGTGCTTTGTGTGCGGCTGCTTTGCAATACTGGTGATGATGTGAGAAAGATTTGGCTGCAGTCATGTAGGCAGAGTTTTGCCAagatgcttgctgagaagcaattcAGGGAGACAGAGGAGATGAAAGCCAAATCACAGATCTCTCATGCCCAGCCAGATGATCTTATTGATTTCTACCACCTGAAGAGCAGAAGG GGCATGAGCCAGCTTGAGTTGGAAGATGAGGTCCAAGATGATTTGAAGGCTGCAACTGGTGGATTCAGTAAGGAAACCGATGATGCAAACAGGCTTAACCGCATTCTTCAGTTGACTGGCTTCAGTGATCCTGTATATGCTGAAGCGTTTGTGACAGTTCATCATTATGATATTGTACTTGATGTTACTGTCATAAACCGTACAAAGGAGACACTTCAGAACCTGTGTTTGGAATTAGCTACAATGGGAGACCTCAAGCTTGTTGACCGCCCTCAGAACTATACGTTGGCTCCTGAGTCAAGCAAGCAAATTCGTGCTAATATCAAGGTTTCTTCCACAGAGACTGGAGTCATATTTGGGAACATAGTCTACGAGACTTCCAATGTGATGGAAAGATCAGTGGTTGTCCTGAATGATATTCACATTGACATCATGGATTATATCTCACCTGCTACATGTGCAGATGTTACTTTCCGGAACATGTGGGCAGAATTTGAGTGGGAGAACAAG GTTGCCGTTAATACAGTAATTCAAGACGAGAAGGAATTCTTGAATCATGTTATCAAGTCAACAAACATGAAGTGTCTAACACCACC GTCTGCGCTTGATGGTGAATGCGGTTTCCTTGCCGCAAATCTTTACGCAAAGAGTGTGTTTGGAGAAGATGCTTTGGTGAACATTAGCATTGAGAAGCAAGTTGATGGCAAGCTCAGCGGTTACATCAGAATAAGGAGCAAGACCCAAGGAATTGCGCTCAGCTTGGGAGACAAGATTACCCTCAAGCAGAAGGGAGGCAGTTAA